CCATTTGGCAGCACGGCGTAGTGAGATTCTCGACGGCGCACGACGTTGCTTCGGTGAATTCGGCTACGAAGGTGCGACGGTCCGCCGCCTCGAGGAGACGACTGGCCTGTCCAGAGGCGCGATCTTTCACCACTTCAAGGACAAGGACGGGCTGTTTCTCGCGCTCGCGCAGGAAGATGCTCGGCGGATGGCAGAAGTGGCTGCTCGTCAAGGCCTGGTTCAGGTCATGCGGGACATTCTCGAGCAACCCGATCGGTTCGAGTGGCTGGGTACTCGGCTGGAAATAGCGAGGCGCTTACGCACCGACCCGGAGTTCAGGAAGAGCTGGGCGGAGAAATCCT
This region of Rhodococcus sp. PAMC28707 genomic DNA includes:
- a CDS encoding TetR/AcrR family transcriptional regulator, yielding MPKVSEDHLAARRSEILDGARRCFGEFGYEGATVRRLEETTGLSRGAIFHHFKDKDGLFLALAQEDARRMAEVAARQGLVQVMRDILEQPDRFEWLGTRLEIARRLRTDPEFRKSWAEKSSELTDATLARLERQKTAGKLREDVPKDVMHDYLDLVLDGLVARIASGQGGPNLSAVLDLVEASVRRPDSA